A window from Purpureocillium takamizusanense chromosome 3, complete sequence encodes these proteins:
- the ATM1 gene encoding Iron-sulfur clusters transporter atm1, mitochondrial (EggNog:ENOG503NUAA~TransMembrane:4 (i127-148o160-180i241-268o274-294i)~COG:Q) yields MIPRLLSRPTLLCPRCSFVKAHSSPRWLPQRPVAAVAAAINAAQPLRTSAAARREQPPVKPSAILPKATNGSHPSPKPKPTAKTAASDPLAGVDKSAAEQRKADWAIMREMSRYLWPKGQLGTKFRVGLAVALLVGAKLLNVQVPFYFKSIVDSMNIDVAAVGGTATAIAGSLIVAYGAARVGATVFQELRNAVFASVAQKAIRRVACNVFDHLLRLDLSFHLSKQTGGLTRAIDRGTKGISFLLTSMVFHILPTALEISMVCGILTWQYGARFAAITVLTMVGYTAFTIWTTAWRTKFRRQANAADNKASTVAVDSLINYEAVKYFNNEKFEVARYDKALRAYEQSSIKVATSLAFLNSGQNIIFSSALTAMMYLAADGVAAGTLTVGDLVMVNQLVFQLSVPLNFLGSVYRELRQSLLDMETLFNLQKVNVTIAEKPGAKALALPKGGEIKFENVTFGYHPDRPILQNLSLTIPAGKKVAVVGPSGCGKSTLLRLLFRYYDVQGGRILIDDQDVRDVQVDSLRRSIGVVPQDTPLFNDTVEHNIRYGNMEATREQVVAAARRARIHDIIQQFPDGYDTKVGERGMMISGGEKQRLAMSRLLLKDPPLLFFDEATSALDTHTEQALMININGILREKGRTSVFVAHRLRTIFDADLIIVLKEGHVAEMGSHRELIDRAGVYSELWSAQETLFNDDGTERAENEERGVDHGAVKGNK; encoded by the exons ATGATCCCACGACTGCTCTCCCGGCCGACGCTCCTCTGCCCGCGCTGTAGCTTCGTCAAGGCTCACAGCAGTCCGCGATGGCTCCCCCAgcgccccgtcgccgccgtcgccgccgccatcaacgcgGCGCAGCCCCTCCgaacctcggcggccgcgcgccgtgAGCAACCCCCAGTGAAGCCGAGCGCGATCCTGCCCAAGGCGACGAACGGATCCCACCCGAgcccgaagccgaagccAACGGCCAagaccgccgccagcgaccccctggccggcgtcgacaagtccgccgccgagcagcgcaaggccgacTGGGCGATCATGCGGGAAATGTCGCGTTACCTGTGGCCCAAGGGCCAGCTGGGCACCAAGTTCCGCGTGGGCCtggccgtcgcgctgctggtCGGTGCCAAGCTGCTCAACGTGCAGGTGCCGTTTTACTTCAAGAGCATCGTCGACTCCATGAACATtgacgtcgcggccgtcggcggcacggccaccgccatcgccggcagcCTGATCGTGGCgtacggcgcggcgcgcgtgggcgccaccgtcttcCAGGAGCTGCGCAACGCCGTCTTCGCGTCCGTCGCGCAAAAGGCCATCCGGAGGGTCGCCTGCAACGTCTTCGACCACCTGCTGCGCCTGGACCTGAGCTTCCACCTGTCCAAGCAGACGGGCGGCCTGACGCGCGCCATCGACCGCGGCACCAAGGGCATCAGCTTCCTGCTGACGAGCATGGTCTTCCACATCCTGCCCACGGCCCTCGAGATCAGCATGGTCTGCGGCATCCTGACGTGGCAGTACGGCGCCAggttcgccgccatcaccgtccTCACCATGGTCGGGTACACGGCCTTTACCATCTGGACCACGGCGTGGCGGACAAAGttccgccgccaggccaacgccgccgacaacaaggcgtcgacggtcgccgtcgactcGCTCATCAACTACGAGGCCGTCAAGTACTTCAACAACGAAAAGTTCGAGGTGGCCCGCTACGACAAGGCCCTGCGGGCGTACGAGCAGAGCTCCATCAAGGTCGCCACGTCGCTGGCCTTTCTCAACAGCGGCCAGAACATCATCTTCTCGAGCGCCCTGACGGCCATGATgtacctcgccgccgacggcgtggccgccggcacgctcaccgtcggcgacctcgtcatgGTGAACCAGCTCGTCTTCCAGCTCTCCGTGCCGCTCAACTTCCTCGGCTCCGTGTACCGCGAGCTGAGGCAGTCGCTGCTCGACATGGAGACGCTCTTCAACCTGCAAAAGGTCAACGTCACCATTGCCGAGAAgcccggcgccaaggccctcgccctgcccaagggcggcgagatCAAGTTTGAAAACGTCACCTTTGGCTACCACCCGGACCGCCCCATCCTGCAGAACCTGTCTCTGACGATCCCCGCGGGCAAAaaggtcgccgtcgtcggcccgagcggctgcggcaagtcgacgctgctgcgcctgctcTTCCGGTACTACGACGTGCAGGGCGGCCGcatcctcatcgacgaccaGGACGTGCGCGACGTGCAGGTCGACTCGCTGCGCCGCTCCATCGGCGTGGTGCCGCAGGACACGCCGCTCTTCAACGACACGGTGGAGCACAACATTCGCTACGGCAACATGGAGGCCACGCGCGAGCaggtggtggccgccgcgcggcgggcacgcaTCCACGACATCATCCAGCAGTTCCCCGACGGCTACGACACAAAGGTCGGCGAGCGGGGCATGATGATTTCTGGCGGCGAGAAGCAGCGCCTGGCCATGAGCCGGTTGCTCCTCAAGGACCCGCCCCTGCTCTtcttcgacgaggcgacgagcgccCTGGACACGCACACGGAGCAGGCCCTCATGATCAATATCAATGGCATCCTGCGCGAAAAAGGCCGCACGAGCGTCTTTGTGGCCCACCGCCTGCGCACCATTTTCGACGCCGACCTCATCATTGTGCTCAAGGAGGGCCACGTGGCCGAGATGGGCAGCCATCGGGAGCTGATTGATCGCGCGGGCGTGTACTCGGAGCTCTGGAGCG CGCAAGAAACGCTCTTCAACGATGACGGAACAGAGAGGGCAGAGAATGAAGAGAGGGGGGTGGATCACGGCGCTGTGAAAGGCAACAAGTAA
- the ATM1 gene encoding Iron-sulfur clusters transporter atm1, mitochondrial, variant 2 (EggNog:ENOG503NUAA~TransMembrane:4 (i127-148o160-180i241-268o274-294i)~COG:Q): MIPRLLSRPTLLCPRCSFVKAHSSPRWLPQRPVAAVAAAINAAQPLRTSAAARREQPPVKPSAILPKATNGSHPSPKPKPTAKTAASDPLAGVDKSAAEQRKADWAIMREMSRYLWPKGQLGTKFRVGLAVALLVGAKLLNVQVPFYFKSIVDSMNIDVAAVGGTATAIAGSLIVAYGAARVGATVFQELRNAVFASVAQKAIRRVACNVFDHLLRLDLSFHLSKQTGGLTRAIDRGTKGISFLLTSMVFHILPTALEISMVCGILTWQYGARFAAITVLTMVGYTAFTIWTTAWRTKFRRQANAADNKASTVAVDSLINYEAVKYFNNEKFEVARYDKALRAYEQSSIKVATSLAFLNSGQNIIFSSALTAMMYLAADGVAAGTLTVGDLVMVNQLVFQLSVPLNFLGSVYRELRQSLLDMETLFNLQKVNVTIAEKPGAKALALPKGGEIKFENVTFGYHPDRPILQNLSLTIPAGKKVAVVGPSGCGKSTLLRLLFRYYDVQGGRILIDDQDVRDVQVDSLRRSIGVVPQDTPLFNDTVEHNIRYGNMEATREQVVAAARRARIHDIIQQFPDGYDTKVGERGMMISGGEKQRLAMSRLLLKDPPLLFFDEATSALDTHTEQALMININGILREKGRTSVFVAHRLRTIFDADLIIVLKEGHVAEMGSHRELIDRAGVYSELWSGECLFFVSVSILPPPAWIVEVANDARSARNALQR, encoded by the coding sequence ATGATCCCACGACTGCTCTCCCGGCCGACGCTCCTCTGCCCGCGCTGTAGCTTCGTCAAGGCTCACAGCAGTCCGCGATGGCTCCCCCAgcgccccgtcgccgccgtcgccgccgccatcaacgcgGCGCAGCCCCTCCgaacctcggcggccgcgcgccgtgAGCAACCCCCAGTGAAGCCGAGCGCGATCCTGCCCAAGGCGACGAACGGATCCCACCCGAgcccgaagccgaagccAACGGCCAagaccgccgccagcgaccccctggccggcgtcgacaagtccgccgccgagcagcgcaaggccgacTGGGCGATCATGCGGGAAATGTCGCGTTACCTGTGGCCCAAGGGCCAGCTGGGCACCAAGTTCCGCGTGGGCCtggccgtcgcgctgctggtCGGTGCCAAGCTGCTCAACGTGCAGGTGCCGTTTTACTTCAAGAGCATCGTCGACTCCATGAACATtgacgtcgcggccgtcggcggcacggccaccgccatcgccggcagcCTGATCGTGGCgtacggcgcggcgcgcgtgggcgccaccgtcttcCAGGAGCTGCGCAACGCCGTCTTCGCGTCCGTCGCGCAAAAGGCCATCCGGAGGGTCGCCTGCAACGTCTTCGACCACCTGCTGCGCCTGGACCTGAGCTTCCACCTGTCCAAGCAGACGGGCGGCCTGACGCGCGCCATCGACCGCGGCACCAAGGGCATCAGCTTCCTGCTGACGAGCATGGTCTTCCACATCCTGCCCACGGCCCTCGAGATCAGCATGGTCTGCGGCATCCTGACGTGGCAGTACGGCGCCAggttcgccgccatcaccgtccTCACCATGGTCGGGTACACGGCCTTTACCATCTGGACCACGGCGTGGCGGACAAAGttccgccgccaggccaacgccgccgacaacaaggcgtcgacggtcgccgtcgactcGCTCATCAACTACGAGGCCGTCAAGTACTTCAACAACGAAAAGTTCGAGGTGGCCCGCTACGACAAGGCCCTGCGGGCGTACGAGCAGAGCTCCATCAAGGTCGCCACGTCGCTGGCCTTTCTCAACAGCGGCCAGAACATCATCTTCTCGAGCGCCCTGACGGCCATGATgtacctcgccgccgacggcgtggccgccggcacgctcaccgtcggcgacctcgtcatgGTGAACCAGCTCGTCTTCCAGCTCTCCGTGCCGCTCAACTTCCTCGGCTCCGTGTACCGCGAGCTGAGGCAGTCGCTGCTCGACATGGAGACGCTCTTCAACCTGCAAAAGGTCAACGTCACCATTGCCGAGAAgcccggcgccaaggccctcgccctgcccaagggcggcgagatCAAGTTTGAAAACGTCACCTTTGGCTACCACCCGGACCGCCCCATCCTGCAGAACCTGTCTCTGACGATCCCCGCGGGCAAAaaggtcgccgtcgtcggcccgagcggctgcggcaagtcgacgctgctgcgcctgctcTTCCGGTACTACGACGTGCAGGGCGGCCGcatcctcatcgacgaccaGGACGTGCGCGACGTGCAGGTCGACTCGCTGCGCCGCTCCATCGGCGTGGTGCCGCAGGACACGCCGCTCTTCAACGACACGGTGGAGCACAACATTCGCTACGGCAACATGGAGGCCACGCGCGAGCaggtggtggccgccgcgcggcgggcacgcaTCCACGACATCATCCAGCAGTTCCCCGACGGCTACGACACAAAGGTCGGCGAGCGGGGCATGATGATTTCTGGCGGCGAGAAGCAGCGCCTGGCCATGAGCCGGTTGCTCCTCAAGGACCCGCCCCTGCTCTtcttcgacgaggcgacgagcgccCTGGACACGCACACGGAGCAGGCCCTCATGATCAATATCAATGGCATCCTGCGCGAAAAAGGCCGCACGAGCGTCTTTGTGGCCCACCGCCTGCGCACCATTTTCGACGCCGACCTCATCATTGTGCTCAAGGAGGGCCACGTGGCCGAGATGGGCAGCCATCGGGAGCTGATTGATCGCGCGGGCGTGTACTCGGAGCTCTGGAGCGGTGAGTGTCTGTTCTTTGTCTCTGTCTCTATATTACCCCCGCCGGCATGGATCGTTGAGGTTGCTAACGATGCACGCAGCGCAAGAAACGCTCTTCAACGATGA
- a CDS encoding uncharacterized protein (COG:Q~TransMembrane:2 (i25-44o64-83i)~EggNog:ENOG503NZMY): protein MDARGTGHGDGGGLDLLVAYLQQPLALAAVVTIAVVILSTGLLSGGPSVATGDGNKKLPPKVSFWLPVLGHAPQMLLGGDAFLAKLRSRYYADGVFSLRILGRFHHFVFRPEMANTLLNRPLSIAQDPSSNILVSMLGMTQEEEAVYSSLADEARASLKHLLQDPGLGELVSRTVVYIKENIADLVTFNSYPADQMTWERLAGAEVVENPRGESYVEADLMLLTKNFIAMTANVALYGTDFVENFPDIWQSMWDFDSAFVLMAARVPNWVPWPRLQRAKIAQRKLLACTREFGEALDRHVGGEEPGLKWQDLDNVSRVVKARHDTYRRHGLSLRARACCDLGFLWAMNTNANALVPWVLFELYRDPVLLEQVREEIAPYVRVVQPANDFGDAVWVPAELESLDLDGLLNKCPLLLAAYLETLRVYTGPLNLRWLAEDVVVDDKGHGQSFVLRKGGYVHVSQEMHQRDPAFFPDPHEWHHERHLKETVDEAGTKTVVAEMGTMRPFGAGPRLCKGRAFALREIMLYSSIIVSFYDMEPPHGQSWELPKTYKVTATRHPKTPVNVWIKRRSQPGKRENGHAAG from the exons ATGGACGCTCGCGGGACCggacatggcgacggcggcggcctcgacctgctgGTGGCGTACCTACAGCAACCGCTCGCCTTGGCCGCTGTTGTCACGATAGCCGTCGTCATACTCTCCACCGGGCTGTTGTCGGGCGGCCCGTCCGTAGCCACCGGGGATGGAAACAAGAAGCTGCCCCCAAAGGTGTCTTTCTGGCTTCCCGTCCTTGGTCACGCGCCGCAgatgctgctcggcggcgacgcctttCTCGCCAAGCTACGCAGCCGCTACTATGCCGACGGCGTCTTCTCGCTGCGCATCCTGGGCCGCTTCCACCACTTCGTCTTCCGCCCGGAAATGGCAAACACCCTGCTGAACCGGCCTCTGTCGATAGCGCAGGACCCGTCCAGCAACATCCTGGTGTCCATGCTCGGCATGACccaggaggaagaggccgtGTACTCGAGtctggccgacgaggccagggCCTCGCTCAAGCACCTGCTCCAGGACCCCGGGCTGGGCGAGCTCGTCAGCCGCACCGTCGTCTACATCAAGGAAAACATTGCCGACCTGGTCACGTTCAACTCGTACCCGGCTGACCAGATGACGTgggagcgcctcgccggcgccgaggtcgtcgagaaCCCGCGCGGCGAGAGCTACGTCGAGGCAGACCTCATGCTGCTGACCAAGAACTTCATCGCCATGACCGCCAACGTCGCCCTCTACGGCACCGACTTTGTGGAGAACTTCCCCGACATCTGGCAGTCCATGTGGGACTTTGACAGCGCCTTCGTGCTCATGGCCGCCCGGGTCCCCAATTGGGTCCCCTGgccgcggctgcagcgcgccaAGATCGCACAGAGGAAGCTGCTCGCCTGCACGCGCGAGtttggcgaggcgctcgacagGCACGTCGGGGGCGAGGAGCCGGGCTTGAAGTGGCAGGACCTTGACAACGTGAGCAGAGTGGTCAAGGCGCGGCACGACACGTATCGACGACACGGCCTAtcgctgcgcgcccgcgcctgtTGCGACCTGGGCTTCCTGTGGGCCATGAACACCAACGCAAACGCGCTCGTGCCGTGGGTGCTGTTCGAGCTGTACCGGGACcccgtgctgctggagcaggTCCGGGAGGAGATTGCGCCGTACGTCCGGGTGGTGCAGCCCGCCAACGACTTTGGTGACGCCGTGTGGGTGCCGGCGGAGCTCGAGTCGCtggacctcgacggcctgctcaaCAAGTGtccgctgctcctcgcggcgTACCTCGAGACCCTGCGGGTGTACACGGGGCCGCTGAACCTGAGGTGGCTGGCCGAAGACGTCGTGGTGGACGACAAAGGCCACGGACAGTCGTTTGTGCTGCGCAAGGGCGGCTACGTGCACGTCTCACAGGAGATGCACCAGCGGGACCCAGCCTTCTTCCCCGACCCGCACGAGTGGCACCACGAGAGGCATCTGAAGGAAAcggtggacgaggccgggACGAAGACGGTCGTGGCCGAGATGGGAACCATGCGGCCGTTTG GCGCCGGGCCGAGACTTTGCAAGGGCAGGGCCTTTGCGCTGCGGGAGATTATGCTCTACTCGTCCATCATCGTCTCGTTTTACGACATGGAGCCGCCTCATGGGCAGAGCTGGGAGCTACCCAAGACGTACaaggtgacggcgacgaggcaccCGAAGACGCCGGTCAATGTATGGATCAAGCGCAGGTCGCAGCCGGGGAAGCGGGAGAACGGGCACGCCGCGGGGTAG
- a CDS encoding uncharacterized protein (COG:S~EggNog:ENOG503P0RS) yields MAVQVVSDLHLETPKAYDIFDIEPKAPILALLGDIGNVVLHKEECLAFLTKQLAKFRAVLFVPGNHEAHHSDWPTTLDVLRAFEQHNQGNDSMGKFVLLDRAKYRLPGTNVTVLGCSLFSLVPPERETAVSFGLNDFYQTRDWDVATHNEAHARDLGWLNGQVAELEQTDTKIMIFTHWAPTRHANATDPRHSESPITSGFSTELAGEKCFTSDSVRLWSFGHTHYNCDFTLDRGPAVSPLRLVANQREYYFSQCEGFDAGKTVIL; encoded by the coding sequence atggccgtaCAGGTCGTTTCCGACCTCCACCTAGAAACGCCCAAGGCCTACGACATCTTTGACATCGAGCCCAAGGCCCCCATCCTAGCACTGCTTGGCGACATAGGAAACGTTGTTCTGCACAAGGAGGAGTgcctcgccttcctcacCAAGCAGCTTGCCAAGTTTCGCGCTGTCCTTTTCGTGCCCGGGAACCACGAGGCCCACCATTCAGATTGGCCCACGACGCTCGACGTGCTGCGTGCCTTTGAGCAGCACAACCAAGGCAACGACTCCATGGGGAAGTTTGTCTTGCTAGATCGCGCAAAGTACCGTCTTCCAGGGACAAACGTGACTGTTCTGGGCTGCAGTCTGTTCTCCCTTGTCCCACCGGAGCGCGAGACGGCCGTCAGTTTTGGCCTCAACGACTTTTATCAAACCCGGGACTGGGACGTGGCGACGCACAACGAGGCGCACGCTCGGGACCTTGGCTGGCTCAATGGTCAAGTCGCCGAGCTAGAACAAACGGACACGAAGATCATGATATTCACACATTGGGCCCCGACGCGCCATGCAAATGCCACTGATCCGAGGCACAGCGAAAGCCCCATCACCAGTGGGTTTTCGACGGAGCTCGCTGGGGAAAAGTGCTTCACGAGTGACAGTGTCAGGCTGTGGTCATTTGGTCACACGCACTACAATTGCGATTTTACCTTGGACAGGGGACCAGCCGTCAGTCCGCTGCGGCTGGTGGCCAACCAACGAGAGTATTACTTTTCGCAGTGCGAGGGATTCGACGCAGGAAAGACCGTCATACTCTGA
- a CDS encoding uncharacterized protein (COG:K~EggNog:ENOG503Q31E) gives MSSASSRWPDFRLASTLRSLIGSQSGRLEQLAPAQREVAALSRQGEDNASAHGLQGNANHLAMAHLDNQMPEGLGGFPGDGNEDGSLAGDDVDFGALEMFDSNASQAFSSQANAPFPSSGHAPEAIMSEDQVAPTSSKKSKRDKKHRKKSFSDDAGLSQSVLEDEGGKKKHKKSKRRSTRELEDPSSQAQAVALSSADAVAPAGADDPGQGLEAVAASLDLNGDDGAVPPSTHSKKKRKLSDSTDRKRHKKRRSHGQESAEGDGAAAASTGFLHRKKDKGVSVERAIEEEQAPDSDPQRSPTVAHLRRRSQSREARSRENSIPPASAEQMDIDLGEPEHHAARADSMDLYPDVEALAREAWNEHRNGQKALADAQEEQVLAAEEQLQPEPSQDAQATTHSPRRTRSTRKKAKPTFFEQPPPEIPDDDDANRDALGELPSPTALTPKPRKRAKAAAKKTSKGRKPKREKLSQSMRGGSHDDGEYESSQPSRRNRLIGYTQGRFSDDELARIGKAVEGFRAEQGLTKEQVNAMIHAPGGTTAGDEHAQLWVRIFAECPDRHRQKLINITRKKFHNFVARGTWTAEQDAELNELISVHGTKWSKIAALINRHPEDLRDRYRNYLVCGPYQRKDAWDEAEEARLTQYVIDAMEAIDELRNSEPNHHLLTRSYEELIDWQNISERMDRTRSRLQCITKWKSLNVRVSGKDKLLSGEPDAQISFRLEKARRQLSAMPDEEKYRLVLAIQGTAVGKDKKVPWQRLVDKQYRNQWHRVTQMLLWRRLRETVPGGETMTTRDCAQYLIDQYNQNGELPDVVHDGYDDVQEMEFVQQIPTSTVGVSGTQAQRERGEKSSEFVTASDAEQDVPATNGEGVLEEQEIQIDPALTEASDVMKKATPAKRTGSGKPPSSRKRQKRAAIANMDPIEDDAQAEQQPAEQRENSDIDVEQFRAKKTPSKFKSRAKGQGEDHDTSKMEDSDSDMDDMEDLPSKVVA, from the exons ATGTCTAGTGCCAGTAGCCGATGGCCTGACTTCCGCCTCGCATCGACACTGCGATCACTCATAGGCTCGCAGTCTGGCAGGCTCGAGCAACTGGCACCAGCGCAACGCGAAGTAGCTGCATTGTCTCGCCAGGGAGAAGACAACGCGTCGGCTCACGGCCTCCAGGGTAACGCAAATCACCTTGCCATGGCCCATCTCGACAACCAGATGCCCGAGGGCCTGGGCGGCTTTCCCGGCGATGGCAACGAGGACGGCTCcttggccggcgacgatgtcgacTTTGGCGCGCTGGAGATGTTCGACAGCAACGCGAGCCAGGCCTTTTCCTCCCAGGCCAACGCGCCCTTCCCTTCGAGCGGGCACGCGCCCGAGGCTATCATGTCCGAGGACCAGGTggcgccgacgtcctcgaAAAAGTCGAAGCGCGACAAGAAGCATAGAAAGAAGAGTTTCTCGGACGACGCAGGGCTCTCTCAGTCTGTCCTTGAGGATGAGGGtggcaagaagaagcacaAGAAATCCAAAAGGCGATCGACGCGCGAGCTAGAGGACCCCAGCAGCCAGGCTCAGGCCGTTGCCTTGTCGAGCGCAGATGCCGTTGCCCCGGCTGGTGCTGACGACCCTGGCCAAGGCCTCGAAGCGGTAGCCGCGTCGCTCGACCtcaatggcgacgacggtgcggTGCCTCCGTCGACACAttccaagaagaagcgaaaGCTGTCCGACTCGACCGACCGCAAGCGACACAAGAAACGACGGTCCCACGGGCAGGAAAGCGCCGAAGGAGATGGTgcggccgcagcctcgacgggCTTCTTGCACCGGAAAAAGGACAAGGGCGTGTCGGTGGAAAGggccatcgaggaggagcaggcgccCGATTCGGATCCGCAAAGGTCGCCCACCGTCGCCCACCTTCGGCGTCGCAGCCAGTCCCGCGAGGCCCGGTCACGAGAGAATAGCATTCCTCCTGCGAGCGCCGAGCAAATGGACATTGACCTCGGCGAACCCGAGCACCACGCTGCTCGCGCTGACTCGATGGACCTTTACCCTGACGTCGAGGCTCTTGCTCGGGAGGCCTGGAACGAGCATAGGAACGGTCAAAAGGCGCTCGCAGACGCGCAGGAAGAACAGGTCCTGGCCGCAGAGGAGCAGCTCCAACCCGAGCCCTCGCAGGACGCCCAGGCAACGACACACTCGCCCCGGAGAACACGGTCGACGCGGAAAAAGGCCAAGCCCACCTTCTTCGAGCAGCCCCCGCCAGAGATtcccgacgatgacgacgcgaACCGCGATGCATTGGGGGAGCTGCCGTCTCCGACGGCCCTGACGCCGAAGCCTAGGAagcgggccaaggcggcggccaagaagacgtcCAAGGGTCGCAAGCCGAAGCGAGAAAAGCTGTCGCAGTCGATGCGCGGAGGGTCtcacgatgatggcgagtACGAGAGCTCGCAGCCCTCGCGCAGAAACCGCCTCATCGGCTACACCCAAGGCCGcttctccgacgacgagcttgcGCGCATCGGGAAAGCCGTCGAAGGGTTCAGAGCGGAGCAAGGCCTGACCAAGGAACAGGTGAACGCG ATGATCCATGCGCCCGGCGGCACAACCGCGGGTGATGAACACGCCCAGCTTTGGGTCCGCATCTTTGCAGAGTGCCCGGACCGACACCGTCAGAAGCTCATCAACATTACGCGCAAGAAGTTTCACAAtttcgtcgcccgcggcacgTGGACCGCGGAGCAAGATGCCGAGCTCAACGAGCTCATCAGCGTGCACGGGACCAAGTGGTCCAAGATTGCTGCCCTCATCAACCGCCACCCGGAAGACCTGCGCGACCGCTATCGCAACTACCTCGTGTGTGGCCCCTACCAGCGCAAAGACGCctgggacgaggccgaggaggcgcgcctGACGCAATACgtcatcgacgccatggaagccatcgacgagctgcgcaaCTCGGAGCCCAACCATCATCTTCTCACGAGGTCTTACGAGGAGCTCATTGACTGGCAAAACATCAGTGAGAGAATGGACCGGACCCGCAGCCGGCTACAATGCATCACCAAGTGGAAGTCGCTCAACGTTCGCGTGAGCGGCAAAGACAAGCTGCTCTCTGGGGAACCGGATGCGCAGATCTCGTTCCGACTGGAGAAGGCGCGGCGACAGCTGTCGGCCATGCCCGACGAAGAAAAGTACCGTTTGGTCCTGGCCATCCAGGGCACCGCGGTCGGCAAAGACAAAAAGGTACCCTGGCAGCGCCTGGTCGACAAGCAGTATCGCAATCAATGGCACCGCGTGACTCAGATGCTGCTCTGGCGCCGCCTGAGAGAGACGGTGCCCGGCGGggagacgatgacgacgcgcgACTGCGCCCAGTACCTGATTGACCAGTACAACCAAaacggcgagctgcccgacgtcGTCCACGACGGGTacgacgacgtgcaggaAATGGAATTCGTGCAACAGAtcccgacgtcgacggtcgGAGTCAGCGGGACGCAGGCGCAGCGGGAGCGCGGCGAAAAGAGCTCCGAGTTTGTCACGGCGTCGGATGCGGAGCAGGACGTTCCCGCGACCAACGGCGAGGGTGTCCTGGAAGAGCAGGAAATTCAGATTGACCCTGCCCTGACCGAGGCGTCCGACGTGATGAAGAAAGCAACGCCCGCCAAGAGGACCGGTTCAGGAAAGCCACCCTCGTCGAGAAAGAGGCAGAAGAGGGCGGCCATTGCCAACATGGACCCCATCGAGGACGATGCTCAAgctgagcagcagccggctgAGCAGCGAGAAAACTCGGACATTGACGTTGAGCAATTCCGAGCCAAGAAGACACCCAGTAAGTTCAAGTCGCGGGCCAAGGGCCAGGGCGAGGACCACGACACGTCCAAGATGGAAGACTCGGACAGCGATATGGACGACATGGAGGACCTGCCTTCCAAGGTTGTGGCATGA